The following coding sequences lie in one Komagataeibacter sucrofermentans DSM 15973 genomic window:
- a CDS encoding aldehyde dehydrogenase family protein — protein sequence MSADSITAAPPFKSRYGNYIGGKWVAPVDGHYLTNTSPVDGRVLCEVPASTAADVELALDAAHKAKTAWGEMAPADRALILLKAADVMEKNLDLLARAETWDNGKPIRETLTADIPLAIDHFRYFAGCIRAQEGTLSEIDATTIAYHFHEPLGVVAQIIPWNFPLLMGSWKLAPALVAGNCVVMKPAESTPASMLVLMELIGGLFPPGTLNIVNGLGRDVGAALSNSDRIAKIAFTGSTPTGKMIAHAAAEHLIPATLELGGKSPNIFFADIMDKDDDYLDKAIEGFTMFALNQGQICSCPSRALVHESIYEKFIERALPRIKAIRQGNPLDPDTMMGAQNSHGHQEKILSYIDIGKGEGAQLLTGGGRPDLGGDLNNGCYVQPTVFKGNNKMRIFQEEIFGPVLAVTTFKTEEEALAIANDTPFGLGSGVWSRDANTCYRMGRGLEAGRVWINCYHVYPAHAAFGGYKKSGIGRETHKMVLEHYQQTKNMLVSYSEKKRGFF from the coding sequence GTGTCAGCAGACAGCATCACGGCGGCCCCGCCGTTCAAGTCCCGTTATGGTAACTACATTGGTGGCAAATGGGTTGCCCCCGTCGATGGTCATTACCTGACCAACACCTCCCCCGTTGATGGCCGCGTGCTGTGCGAGGTACCTGCTTCCACCGCAGCCGACGTGGAACTGGCGCTTGATGCCGCCCACAAGGCAAAGACCGCCTGGGGCGAGATGGCGCCTGCCGACCGCGCGCTGATCCTGCTCAAGGCAGCCGATGTCATGGAGAAGAACCTCGACCTGCTGGCCCGGGCCGAGACATGGGACAACGGCAAGCCTATCCGTGAAACCCTGACCGCCGACATCCCGCTGGCGATCGATCATTTTCGCTACTTCGCTGGCTGCATCCGCGCCCAGGAAGGCACACTGAGCGAGATCGACGCGACCACCATCGCCTATCACTTCCATGAGCCGCTTGGCGTCGTGGCGCAGATCATTCCGTGGAACTTCCCGTTGCTCATGGGATCGTGGAAGCTGGCTCCTGCCCTGGTTGCCGGTAACTGCGTGGTCATGAAGCCTGCCGAGAGCACGCCTGCTTCCATGCTGGTGCTGATGGAACTGATCGGTGGCCTGTTCCCGCCCGGCACACTGAACATCGTCAACGGCCTGGGCCGCGACGTGGGTGCCGCCCTGTCCAACAGCGACCGCATTGCCAAGATCGCCTTCACCGGTTCCACCCCCACCGGCAAGATGATCGCGCATGCCGCTGCCGAGCACCTGATCCCGGCGACCCTGGAGCTGGGCGGCAAGTCGCCGAACATCTTCTTCGCCGACATCATGGACAAGGACGACGACTACCTCGACAAGGCGATCGAAGGCTTCACCATGTTCGCCCTCAACCAGGGCCAGATCTGCTCCTGCCCCAGCCGTGCGCTGGTGCATGAATCGATCTATGAAAAGTTCATTGAACGCGCCCTGCCCCGCATCAAAGCGATCCGTCAGGGCAACCCGCTTGACCCCGACACCATGATGGGCGCGCAGAATTCGCACGGCCACCAGGAAAAGATCCTGTCCTACATCGACATCGGCAAGGGAGAAGGCGCCCAACTGCTGACCGGTGGCGGCCGCCCCGACCTTGGTGGCGACCTGAACAACGGGTGCTACGTGCAGCCGACCGTGTTCAAGGGCAACAACAAGATGCGCATCTTCCAGGAAGAGATATTTGGCCCGGTTCTGGCCGTGACCACCTTCAAGACGGAAGAAGAAGCGCTGGCCATTGCCAACGACACCCCCTTCGGCCTCGGCTCGGGCGTGTGGAGCCGCGATGCGAACACCTGCTACCGCATGGGTCGCGGCCTTGAAGCCGGTCGCGTATGGATCAACTGCTACCACGTCTATCCGGCGCATGCCGCCTTTGGTGGCTACAAGAAATCCGGCATCGGGCGCGAGACCCACAAGATGGTGCTCGAACATTACCAGCAGACCAAGAACATGCTGGTCAGCTACAGCGAAAAGAAGCGCGGCTTCTTTTGA
- a CDS encoding TetR/AcrR family transcriptional regulator — MKSDAPDDQPKPGLRERKQARARNTLIAEAMRLFSAKGYDETTVDEIADAAEVSRRTLFRMFETKGDIVLAWTRGMTQTLTEALAACPADMHPADAMMHAFTSLVPRIAANRQDTYAFVFLIEKTPSLHTVSLQKYGKWEDCLADGLARRITERKNRKAAARLMARCGIAIFRTALDEWIRLKGRPALVPLLQNTYALQSSLWAAPASAEP, encoded by the coding sequence ATGAAGTCCGACGCCCCTGACGATCAGCCAAAGCCAGGCCTGCGCGAACGCAAGCAGGCCCGCGCGCGCAATACGCTGATTGCCGAGGCAATGCGGCTGTTCTCCGCCAAGGGATATGACGAGACGACGGTGGACGAGATCGCCGACGCGGCGGAAGTCTCGCGTCGCACCCTGTTCCGCATGTTCGAGACCAAGGGCGACATCGTGCTGGCCTGGACGCGCGGCATGACCCAGACCCTGACCGAAGCACTCGCGGCGTGCCCGGCCGACATGCACCCCGCCGATGCGATGATGCACGCCTTCACCTCGCTCGTGCCACGCATCGCGGCCAACCGGCAGGATACCTATGCCTTTGTGTTCCTGATCGAAAAAACACCCTCGCTCCACACCGTGAGCCTGCAGAAATACGGCAAGTGGGAAGACTGCCTGGCCGATGGGCTGGCCAGGCGCATTACCGAGCGCAAGAACCGCAAGGCTGCCGCCCGCCTCATGGCGCGCTGCGGTATCGCCATTTTTCGCACGGCACTTGATGAGTGGATCAGGCTCAAGGGCCGCCCGGCGCTGGTGCCGCTGCTACAGAACACATACGCACTGCAATCCTCGCTATGGGCCGCACCCGCTTCGGCTGAACCATAA
- a CDS encoding DUF1868 domain-containing protein — MLFNQNKFHPDGRPRYFPGNTVICHLPRDGAFFHAMLDLHNQMGQFDFAAKIALLPPSSYHMTVFDGLNNSRRGKRTWPRDLARDTPMPQCDAWAGERLRAFPGRLPNPLRMRPARPDTLRDRQGCRIRLEALDREGANALRRFRASLAAHLGMHDAWQERYVFHATIGYRIRAFTAREAGEFADVMVQWQGRMAARLPEIDLGPPEFCLFDDMHAYHRQFLVA, encoded by the coding sequence GTGCTGTTCAATCAGAATAAATTTCATCCCGATGGCAGGCCCCGATACTTTCCCGGCAATACGGTTATCTGCCATCTGCCCCGCGATGGCGCGTTTTTTCACGCCATGCTTGATCTGCACAACCAGATGGGCCAGTTCGATTTTGCTGCAAAGATCGCGCTCCTGCCGCCTTCAAGTTATCACATGACGGTTTTTGACGGGCTGAACAATTCCCGCCGGGGCAAGCGCACATGGCCGCGTGACCTGGCCCGTGATACCCCCATGCCGCAATGCGATGCGTGGGCGGGCGAAAGGCTCCGCGCCTTTCCCGGCAGGCTGCCCAACCCCCTGCGCATGCGCCCCGCGCGGCCCGACACGCTGCGCGACAGGCAGGGCTGCCGCATCCGGCTCGAGGCGCTGGACCGGGAGGGCGCCAATGCGCTGCGCCGCTTCCGCGCCAGCCTTGCCGCCCATCTGGGCATGCATGATGCATGGCAGGAGCGCTATGTTTTTCATGCCACAATAGGCTACAGGATCAGGGCCTTTACCGCGCGCGAAGCCGGTGAATTTGCCGATGTTATGGTGCAGTGGCAGGGGCGCATGGCCGCGCGCCTGCCCGAAATCGATCTTGGCCCGCCGGAATTCTGCCTGTTTGATGACATGCATGCCTATCATCGCCAGTTCCTTGTGGCGTAA
- a CDS encoding NAD(P)/FAD-dependent oxidoreductase, whose amino-acid sequence MAQKFRVVIVGGGVAGLALATRLGDKIGRSGRAEITLVDKSFAHVWKPMLHCFAAGTAANENDRISFLSQASRHHFEFWPGEIAGMDRKAKTITLAPVVEPTGEVILDERKLEYDALVLSIGSRANDFGTPGVAEHCLFIDNLVDANGFNDRFRMELLKAFGNNEQLDIAIVGGGATGTQLAAELHKALDLASLYSFGKKPPKLNITLLEAGPRILPAFPEAVSVAAQKELEAIGVKVQTSAMVSGADEKGFMLKDGTRIPATLRVWAAGVKAPDVTRKFGELKLSRSGQLEVRPTLQLVEDDSIFAMGDCAFIAEKPVAPTAQAARQQAHHLARYMPAWIGGKVLPPFAFHNKGAVVALGDYNGWGTFPGGRVFGGGWLRGITARMVHLMLYRRHQFELYGAFRGTMSCLVDWLDVFVRPSVRLD is encoded by the coding sequence ATGGCACAAAAGTTTCGGGTCGTAATCGTAGGCGGTGGCGTGGCTGGCCTGGCGCTGGCAACCCGGCTGGGTGACAAGATCGGCAGATCGGGCCGCGCGGAAATCACGCTGGTCGATAAAAGCTTCGCGCATGTGTGGAAGCCCATGCTGCACTGTTTTGCCGCCGGCACCGCCGCCAACGAGAACGACCGCATCAGCTTCCTGTCGCAGGCGAGCCGCCATCATTTTGAATTCTGGCCCGGCGAGATTGCGGGCATGGACCGCAAGGCCAAAACCATTACGCTTGCCCCGGTTGTCGAGCCCACGGGCGAGGTGATCCTTGATGAACGCAAGCTGGAATATGACGCGCTAGTGCTCTCGATCGGCAGCCGCGCCAATGATTTTGGCACGCCCGGCGTAGCCGAGCACTGCCTGTTCATTGACAACCTTGTCGATGCCAACGGCTTCAACGACCGCTTCCGCATGGAACTGCTCAAGGCGTTCGGCAACAACGAGCAGCTTGACATCGCCATTGTGGGCGGTGGCGCCACCGGCACGCAGCTTGCCGCCGAACTGCACAAGGCGCTTGACCTCGCATCGCTTTACAGCTTTGGCAAGAAGCCGCCCAAACTGAACATCACCCTGCTTGAGGCGGGCCCGCGCATCCTGCCCGCCTTCCCCGAGGCCGTGTCGGTCGCGGCCCAAAAAGAGCTTGAGGCGATTGGCGTCAAGGTCCAGACCTCGGCCATGGTCAGTGGTGCTGATGAAAAAGGCTTCATGCTCAAGGATGGCACGCGCATTCCCGCTACCCTGCGCGTGTGGGCTGCAGGCGTTAAGGCCCCCGATGTGACGCGCAAATTTGGTGAACTCAAGCTGTCGCGCTCGGGCCAGCTTGAAGTGCGTCCCACGCTGCAACTCGTGGAAGATGACAGCATCTTTGCCATGGGTGACTGCGCCTTCATTGCTGAAAAGCCCGTGGCCCCCACGGCCCAGGCCGCCCGCCAGCAGGCCCATCACCTTGCGCGCTACATGCCCGCCTGGATTGGTGGCAAGGTGCTGCCGCCTTTTGCCTTCCACAACAAGGGCGCGGTTGTTGCCCTGGGTGACTATAACGGGTGGGGAACCTTCCCCGGCGGGCGCGTGTTTGGCGGTGGCTGGCTGCGCGGCATTACCGCGCGCATGGTGCATCTCATGCTCTATCGCCGGCACCAGTTTGAACTTTACGGCGCGTTCCGCGGCACCATGTCATGCCTGGTGGACTGGCTGGACGTGTTCGTGCGGCCTTCCGTGCGGCTTGACTGA